From Micromonospora echinaurantiaca:
CCGGAGCGGCGCCGGCCGCCTGCTGAGTCGGCAATCAGCGCCGGCTGGGTCGGGTGGCCGACTGTGCCGCCGCCGCCCGTGGTCGAGGCTGACGGCGGGGGGAACGGCCGGGCCGATCGGCTCGACGCGGGAGGGGTGACCATGGCGGGCGACACCGGCACCACGGCGCTGCGTGAGCTGCTGTTCGTGGTCGCGGTCGCCGCCGCCGGGCTGCTGCTCGCCATGGTGGCGGTCTTCACGCCCTGGCACGCCACGCCGGGCGGGGCCGCCCCGGCCGGCCCGGTGGAACTGCACAGCCCGGTCGGCGCGGTGGACGAGCCCGGCCAGTCCGGGCGGACTGACCCGACCGCCGGCTGAGCCGCGGTCGTCGTACCCCGGTCGGACCGGTGCCCGCGGAGGGGCGGGCCCGGTCGCGGGGTGCGAGGCGTGGTCGGGTCGGCGGGGCACCGGCCCGGCCACGCCGACCGGCGTCGCCGCCCGGTCCCGGCTCGGCGGAGGTCACCGGCACGGCGGTGCCGACGCGTTAGAGTCGATCACGTGCCGACGCGGAGAGCGAGAATTCCAGTCACCAAGTACCCGGCCGAACGGTTCAGCCTCGACAACGGCCTGCGGGTGGTGCTCACCCCGGACCGCAGCGCACCGGTGATCGGCGTCGCGGTCGTCTACGACGTCGGCATCCGTTCCGAGCCGGAGGGCCGCACCGGCTTCGCCCACCTCTTCGAGCACCTGATGTTCCAGGGCTCGGAGAACCTGGAGAAGCTGGCCCACTTCCGGCACGTGCAGGGTGCGGGCGGCACCTTCAACGGCTCCACCCACCTGGACTACACCGACTACTTCGAGACCCTGCCGAGCAACGCGCTGGAGCGGGCGCTCTTCCTGGAGGCCGACCGGATGCGCGGCCCTCGGCTGACCGAGGAGAACCTGCGCAACCAGGTCGACGTGGTCAAGGAGGAGATCCGGGTCAACGTGCTCAACCGCCCGTACGGCGGGTTTCCCTGGCTGACCCTGCCGCCGGTCATGTTCGACACCTTCCCGAACGCGCACGACGGCTACGGCTCCTTCGTCGACCTGGAGTCGGCCACCGTCGCCGACGCCGCCGACTTCTTCCGCCGCTACTACGCCAGCGGCAACGCGGTGCTCGCGGTCAGCGGCGACATCGACGTGGCCGAGGCGACCGAGCTGATCGGCCGGCACTTCGGGGACGTGCCGGCCCGGCCCGCGCCCGAGCGGCCGGACTTCACCGAGCCGGACCTGACCGTCGAGCGGCGCACCGCGTACACCGACAAGCTGGCCCCGCTGCCGGCGGTGGCCTCGGCCTGGCGGGTGCCCGACCCGCTCGCCGACTTCGCCGGCTACCTGCCCTACGTGGTGCTCGCCGAGGTGCTCACCGACGGCGACGCGTCCCGGCTGGTCGAGCGGCTGGTGCTGCGGGACCGGGCGGTCACCAGCGTCGGTGGCTACCTCGGTTTCATGGGCGACCCGTTCGACGTGCGGGACCCGACGGCGCTGCTGCTCCAGGCGCACCTGCCACCCGGCGGCGACGTGGACAAGGTGCTGCGCACCGTCGACGAGGAGCTGGACCGGCTGGCCACCGACGGGCTGGCCGACGGCGAGCTGGGCCGCACCCAGGCCAGGATGGCCACGCACCTGCTGCGCGACACCGACGCGGTGCTCACCCGGGCGCTGCGGATGGCCGTGCTGGAACAGCAGCGCGGTGAGCCGGGCCTGCTCAACGAGCTGCCCCGGCTGGTCGGCGAGGTCACCGAGGAGCAGGTCCGCGCCGCCGCCGCCACCCTGCGGCCGGAGCGCCGCGCGTCCGTCGAGGTCATCCCCGGAGGTGCCCGGTGAGCGCGAGGAGTGAGCCGGGGTTGCGAGCCCCGCAGTCGCGAACGAAAAGGCGAGTCCCGGTGAGCGCGAGGAGTGAGCCGGGGTTGCGAGCCCCGCAGTCGCGAACGAAAAGGCGAGTCCCGGTGAGCGCGAGGAGTGAGCCGGGGTTGCGAGCCCCGCAGTCGCGAACGAAAGGTGGGCCCCGGTGAGCGCGAAGAGCAAGCGGGCCCCGCGGTCGCGGGCGGACGGCGAGGTGACGGTGGCCGGGCCGCGGACGCTGCCGCCGCTCGGTCCGCACCGCAAGCTGAAGCTGCCCCGCCAGGCCGAGCGGACGCTCGGCAACGGCCTCACCGTGATCGCGGTACGTCGATCCGCCGTGCCCCTGGTCGAGCTGCGGCTCTGGATGCCGTTCGGCCGCGCACCCCTGGCCCGCGGCGCGATGCTCGCGCAGACCCTGCTCTCCGGCACGGAGACGATGACCAGCGTGCAGCTCGCCGCCGAGTTGCAGAAGGTCGGCGGCGGGCTGTCCGCCGGCATCGACCCGGACCGGCTGATGCTCTCCGGCGCCAGCCTGGTCACCGGGCTGGACCGGATGCTGGAGCTGCTCGGCGAGGTGCTGACCGGGGCGAGCTACCCGAGCGGGGAGGTCGCCACCGAGCGGGACCGGCTGGTCGACCGGATCCAGGTGGCGCAGAGCCAGCCGGCGCACCTGGCCCGCACCGCGCTGCTCAAGCGGATCTACGGCCGGCACCCGTACGCGGTGCAGACTCCGGAGCCGGGGCAGGTCCGCGCGGTCCGGCCGGGCGTGCTGCGTACCCTGCACGCACAGCGGGTGCACCCGGCCGACGCGGTGCTGGTGCTGGTCGGCGACGTGCAGCCGGAGCGGGCCCTGGACGCGGCCGAGAAGGCGCTGTCCGGGTGGAACGGGGCCGGCCACACCGCCGACCTGCCGCCCGCACCGCCGCTGGAGCCGGGTCCGCTGCTGCTGGTCGACCGGCCCGGCTCGGTGCAGTCGTCGCTGCGGGTGGCGCTGCCGGCGGTGCCGCGCACCCACCCCGACCACGCCGCGCTGCAACTGGCCAACCTGGTCTTCGGCGGCTACTTCTCGTCCCGCTGGGTGGAGAACATCCGCGAGGACAAGGGCTACACGTACGGGCCGCACTCGCTGGTCGAGCACTCGGTGGCCGGTTCGGTGCTGGTCGCCGCCGCCGAGGTGGCCACCGAGGTGACCGGGCCGGCACTGCTGGAGACGTCGTACGAGCTGGGCCGGCTGGCCTCGCTGCCGCCGAAGCCGGACGAGCTGGAGCAGGCCCGCCGGTACGCCCTGGGCACGCTCCAGCTCGGCATGGCCACCCAGGCCGGGCTTGCCTCGCTGACCAGCGCGTACGCCGGCAACGGGCTGCGCCTGGAGTTCCTCGCCGAGCACGCCGCCCGGTTGGCGAAGGCGACAGTGGACGATGTCGCCGCGGCCGCCGCCCGCTACCTCGCCCCGGCCCGGGCGGTCACCGTGGTGCTGGGCGACGCCGAGCGGATCGCGCCGGCGCTGGCCGCGCTGGCCCCGGTCGAGGTCCAGCCGGTGGGGGCATGAGCGAGCGCGGAGTGCCGGCGTGAGCGAGCGCAGCGAGCGAATCGTCGGGCTCGGCGCGGTGGTGCCTCGTGGCGGCACGGAGCGCGGCGGAGGGCCGGCGTGAGTGGGGAGGCGACGCCCCCGCTGGCCCGCTCCACGCTGGACCGGGCGGCGCACCGGCGTACCGACCCGGAGTGGCTGGCGCGGGCGTGGTCGCAGGCCCGGGTGCTGCTGCTCGACTCGACGAACGAGGGTCGGGCGCTGGTCCGTGCCGACGTGACCCCGCCGGTGCTGGTGCTGCTCGGCTCGGACGATGTGCCGCCGACCGCCGGCGTCGCGCCGATGTTCCTCGGCGTCGAGCCGGACGGGGTGCCGGTCTTCGCGGTGGACGCCCCGCTGCCGGCGGTGCCGGGCGCCCGCGCGGCGCACCTGCGCGAGGTGGGGCACCTGCTCGGCGACCGGGACGCCGGGCTGTTCACCACCGCCCTCGCACTGGTCAACTGGCACCTGCGGCACCGCTACTCCTCGGCCAGCGGCCACCGGACCGAGGTGGACGAGGCAGGCTGGTCCCGGATCGACCCGGACGGCGACCGGATCTGGCCGCGTACCGACCCGGCGATGATCGTGCTGGTGCACGACGGGCAGCCCGGCCCCGACGGGCGGTGCCTGCTCGGCAACAACGCCACCTGGCCGGGGGTGCCGGGCGAGCGCCGGTTCTCCTGCCTGGCCGGCTACGTGGAGCCGGGGGAGTCGGCCGAGGCGGCGGTGCTGCGCGAGGTCCACGAGGAGGTCGGCGTCCCGGTCGAGGGCATCGCGTACGTGGGCAGCCAGGCGTGGCCGTTCCCCGGGTCGCTGATGCTCGGCTTCCTCGCCACCGCCGACCCGGAGCATCCGGTGCGGCTCGATCCGGCGGAGATCGCGTACGCCCGGTGGTTCACCCGGCGGGAGATCGGTGCGGCGCTGGCCGGGCGGACGGTGGACGTGGGCGGTGCCCGGCTGGTCCTGCCGCCGCCGTCGTCGATCGCGCTGTTCCTGATCCACCGCTGGTTGGACGGCTGGGTGGACGGCGAGCGCTGACCCGGTACCCGTGCGGTCCCGGCCCGTGGCCGCCGTTGCCGCGACGGTCACGAGCCGGGAACACGGGCCGCCGTGGTCGGCGGGGCAAGGAACACGGCGGGGGAGCCGGTCCGACCACGACGGACGTTTCTCAGCTGCCAGGGCCGGGCGGGCGGTGTGGCCGGGCCGGCGCGTCGAGCGGCAGTACCTTCACCCGTTGCCTACCGGCGCGGACCGGGCCGACCGTCGACAGTGCCCGGGCCAGCAGCAATGCGGCGTCCCGATCGTCGGCGTGGACGATCTGGCGGCGCGGCTCGGGCGTGGTGGTCTCGTCCCGCAGTCGGACCCCGCCGGCCCAGGCGGCGGCGATGTCCACGTCGGCGGCGGCGCGGATGTCGGTGCGAACGATCAGGAACCGCATGTCGGTCTCCGGATGTACCGCGACGGATGGGAACGGGTGGAAGTTCCACGTCACTCTGCGGGCCATGTTACGCCCCGTGGTCGAGTCAGCAACCCATACGCGACGATCGGCCCGCAGCCTCGTCCGATCATCGGATGACGGGTCGACGTGGTCGGGCCGCCGGACAGGCGACGGGGCCGCCGGCGTGCTGCCGGCGGCCCCGTCCCGTTCACCGGATCAGTCCAGGTCGAACTGTCCGTTCTTGGTGCCGGCGAGGAAGCCCAGCCAGCCGGCCCGGTCGAACAGCAGCACCGGGCCGCCGCGGTCCTTGCTGTCCCGCAGGGCGACCGCGGCCGGGCCGGTCCGCAGCGGGGCGACCTCGACGCAGTTGGAGGTCTGGCTGCGCGTGCTGGTACGCCACGGGGCGTCCGCCAGCTGCGCGAGGACGGACGGCGTGTTGCGGAATTCTTTCATCGTGCCACTCCTGAGGTGAACCGTTGCGATGGCTCGAGCGGTCGCTGCACGTCCCGACCTGGGTCCCCCGTGGATCACCGTTCGGTCAGGCGCCCGGAACGCCCGCGACGCTGGACCGGCGCCGTTGCCGGTCCGAACGCCACTGTGGACGGGGCCGCCGTCTCGGTCAGCCGCCCCGTCGCCTCGATCAGCCAGGAGAGGGTGTCCGATGCGGAGAGCGCCGCCGTACATAACCACTCGAACACCACTTTATAGCGATTTAGGGTGTTTGCCTCGGTGGACATGACGTCGGTGAACCCACCCTCGATGGCGAGGGTCTCCGGATCGAGCGGATCGGCGAACCGGTAGAGGGAGAACGCGGTCGGCGGGAGGTACCACTCGCCGATCGGCGTGTCCCTCGGCAGCACGTGCAGCGTGACGTTCGGCAACATGGCCAGCTCGCAGAGCTGGATCACCTGCTCGCGCAGCACCTCCGGCGGCCCGGCCCGGCCGCCCAGCGCCGCCTCCTCCAGCACGACCGTGTAGCGGGGCGCGTCGGTGCCCCGGGTGAGCAGCTTCTGGCGGGCCAGCCGGGCCTGCACCTGGGTCTCGGTGTCGTCGGCGTCCGGGTCGCCGGCGTCCTCGCCGACCTGCCGGGCCGAGGCGATCCGTACCCGCGCGTAGCCCGGCGTCTGCAACAGCCCGGGCACCAGCACCGGGTTGTACTCGGAGATCTCCGCGCAGCCCGCCTCCAACTCGGCGAAGCCGCGCTGCTGCGGGGTCATCGCCGGGAACGACCGAAGCCAGCCACGCATGTCGCCGGCCTCCTGGGTGATGCCCAGCAACTCCTCGCGCAGCGCCTCGTCCGCGCCGTAGAGGTCCAGCAGGTCGCGCACGTCCTGCGGGTCGGGTCGGCTGCGCCCGTTCTCCAGCCGCGACAGCTTGGACGCGGAGGCCCAACCGATCCGCTCGATGACCTGGTCTCCGGTGAGACCGGCGGCCTCGCGCAGCCGGCGCAACTCGGTGCCCAACCTGCGGCGACGCAGGATCGGGCTGGGTGAGGCAGGAGGCACGGTGTCCTCTTTCCCGTCGACCGCCGCAGACGCGACGGTAACTGTATGAAATTCGCCCCCCACGGTCAGTATGGACGGCGCGGCCGGCGTCGGTGGTTCCGGCGAGGGCGTGTCTTGCAGAAAAGAGGAGCGTGGAGGGGTGCGGCCGGTCGGTGACCCGCCGCCGGGCCCGACCACCGCCGCCCCGACCGCGTCCACGGGCGCGGGCCATCCCGCCGGAGGGACCCATGCGCACCGTCCTGCGCCGCCCGGACTTCCGCCTGCTCTTCGTCGGCCTGCTGGCCAGCATGGCCGCGGAGTCGATCCTGCTGCTGGCGCTCGCCGTCTGGGTGAAGGACCTGACCGGGTCGGACGGCCTGGCCGGCGCGACCATCTTCGCCGTCATCGCGCCGATGACCCTGGCGCCGCTGGTCGGCTGGTTCGTCGACCGCCATCCCCGCCGGCCGTTCTTCGTGGTGGCCAACCTGGTCACGGCGGCGCTGCTCACGCCGCTGTTCGCGGTCGGCGACCGGACCGACGTGTGGATCATCTACGTGGTCGCGGCGCTGTACGGCCTGTCGTACGTCACGCTCAGCGCGGCGCTCAGCGGGCTGATCCGGCAGCTGGTCCCGGCCGACCTGCTGGCCGAGGCGAACGGTGTGCTGCAGACCGTCCGGCAGGGGCTGCGGCTGATCGGCCCGCTGGCCGGCGCCGGGCTCTATGCGGCCGTGGGCGGGTGGCTGCTGGCCGCGCTGGCGATGGTCGGCTTCGGAGTGGCGGCCGCCGTGGTCGGGGCGCTGCGGGTGCCCGAGAGCCCGGCGGAGACCGCGGCCCTGCGCTGGCCGGCCGAACTCGGGGCGGGGCTGCGACACCTGGCCGGTGAGCCGGCGCTGCGCCGGGCGCTGTTCGGCTACGGGCTGGGCTCCCTGGTGATGGGTTTCAGCGAGTCACTGATCTTCGCGTACGTCGACCGGGGGCTCGGCCGGGACGCCGCGTTCGTCGGCGTGCTGGTCACCGTGCAGGGGATCGGCGGGCTGCTCGGCGGGCTGCTCTCGGCGGGCGTGGTACGCCGGGTGGGCGAGGTCGGCACGCTCGCCGCGGGGGTCGCCCTCTTCGGGCCGGCGGCGCTGGCGCTGGCGTACCCGAGCCTGTGGCTGGGCTTCGCGGCGGTGCTGCTGGCCGGGGTCTCGCTGCCGCTGACCATGGTCGGGCTGCACACGCTCATCCAGCGGCGTACCCCGGCCGGGCTGATCGGTCGGGTCGCCGCGGCCGCGGAGGCGGTGGTCGGCGGCCCGCAGGCGCTCTCCATCGGGGCCGGCGCGCTGCTCGTCGGCGTGCTGGACTACCGGCTGCTCTTCGCGCTGATCGGCCTGGCCACCCTGCTCGCCGGCAGCTACCTCTGGCACCACCGCACCCTCACCCCACCCCCCGCTCCCACCCACCACCCCCCGCTCCCCACCCCGCGCCGTCCGGTCGATCATGAAGTTGTTGCCACGACACGCCGGCGGCGCGGCCACTAACTTCATGATCACCGGGGAGGAGCGGGGAGGAGCGGGGAGGAGCGGGGGGAGACGCGGCGGAGCGGCCGCCTGGGGGCGGCCGCTCCGGCGGGGGTGTTGGTCAGCTGGCGAGGCTGGCCAGGTGCTGCTTGACCTGGCTGATCGAGGGGTTGGTCAGGGCGCTGCCATCGGCGAACCGGAGCGTCGGCACGGTCTGGTTGCCGCCGTTGACGCTCATCACGAACTCCGCGGCCTTCGGGTCCTGCTCGATGTCGACCACCTCGTATCCGATGCCCTCCCGGTCGAGCTGCGACTTCAGCCGGTGGCAGTAGCCGCACCAGGGGGTGGAATACATCGTCAACATGGTCAGATCCTCCAACAGTCGGCCACGGCTTGCCGATCAAGCCCGGGCTAACCGCTGTAACGTCCGGCGCGGCTGCGAGAATTCCGGGCTGTGGGGGTTCACTCAGCGACCGAACGGGTGCTCGCCGGCCTGGATCCGGAGCAGCGGTCCGCGGTGACCGCCCCGGCTGGCCCGGTCTGCATCCTGGCCGGCGCCGGCACCGGCAAGACGAGGGCCGTCACCTCCCGGATCGCCCACCGGGCCCTCGCCGGCGAGATCCCGGCCCGACACGTGCTGGCGGTCACCTTCACCGCCCGGGCCGCCGCCGAGATGCGCGCCCGGCTCACCGCGCTCGGCGTGAGCGGGGTCCAGGCGCGGACCTTCCACGCGGCGGCGCTGCGCCAGGTGCGCTACTTCGCGCCCCGGCTGCTGGAGGGCCGGGCCATGCCCGAGCTGCTGGACAGCAAGGTCCGACTGGTCACCCTCGCCGCCGCCAAGGTGGGGCTGCGCACCGACCGGGCCGCCGCGCGGGACCTCGCCGGTGAGATCGAGTGGGCCAAGTCGTCGCTGGTCGAGCCCGCCGAGTACGTGGTGGCGGCGGCCAAGGCGCTGCGCGACACCCCGCACGAGCCGGCGAAGGTGGCCGACGTCTTCGCCGCGTACGAAC
This genomic window contains:
- a CDS encoding M16 family metallopeptidase — its product is MPTRRARIPVTKYPAERFSLDNGLRVVLTPDRSAPVIGVAVVYDVGIRSEPEGRTGFAHLFEHLMFQGSENLEKLAHFRHVQGAGGTFNGSTHLDYTDYFETLPSNALERALFLEADRMRGPRLTEENLRNQVDVVKEEIRVNVLNRPYGGFPWLTLPPVMFDTFPNAHDGYGSFVDLESATVADAADFFRRYYASGNAVLAVSGDIDVAEATELIGRHFGDVPARPAPERPDFTEPDLTVERRTAYTDKLAPLPAVASAWRVPDPLADFAGYLPYVVLAEVLTDGDASRLVERLVLRDRAVTSVGGYLGFMGDPFDVRDPTALLLQAHLPPGGDVDKVLRTVDEELDRLATDGLADGELGRTQARMATHLLRDTDAVLTRALRMAVLEQQRGEPGLLNELPRLVGEVTEEQVRAAAATLRPERRASVEVIPGGAR
- a CDS encoding M16 family metallopeptidase — translated: MTVAGPRTLPPLGPHRKLKLPRQAERTLGNGLTVIAVRRSAVPLVELRLWMPFGRAPLARGAMLAQTLLSGTETMTSVQLAAELQKVGGGLSAGIDPDRLMLSGASLVTGLDRMLELLGEVLTGASYPSGEVATERDRLVDRIQVAQSQPAHLARTALLKRIYGRHPYAVQTPEPGQVRAVRPGVLRTLHAQRVHPADAVLVLVGDVQPERALDAAEKALSGWNGAGHTADLPPAPPLEPGPLLLVDRPGSVQSSLRVALPAVPRTHPDHAALQLANLVFGGYFSSRWVENIREDKGYTYGPHSLVEHSVAGSVLVAAAEVATEVTGPALLETSYELGRLASLPPKPDELEQARRYALGTLQLGMATQAGLASLTSAYAGNGLRLEFLAEHAARLAKATVDDVAAAAARYLAPARAVTVVLGDAERIAPALAALAPVEVQPVGA
- the nudC gene encoding NAD(+) diphosphatase yields the protein MSGEATPPLARSTLDRAAHRRTDPEWLARAWSQARVLLLDSTNEGRALVRADVTPPVLVLLGSDDVPPTAGVAPMFLGVEPDGVPVFAVDAPLPAVPGARAAHLREVGHLLGDRDAGLFTTALALVNWHLRHRYSSASGHRTEVDEAGWSRIDPDGDRIWPRTDPAMIVLVHDGQPGPDGRCLLGNNATWPGVPGERRFSCLAGYVEPGESAEAAVLREVHEEVGVPVEGIAYVGSQAWPFPGSLMLGFLATADPEHPVRLDPAEIAYARWFTRREIGAALAGRTVDVGGARLVLPPPSSIALFLIHRWLDGWVDGER
- a CDS encoding DUF397 domain-containing protein; translated protein: MKEFRNTPSVLAQLADAPWRTSTRSQTSNCVEVAPLRTGPAAVALRDSKDRGGPVLLFDRAGWLGFLAGTKNGQFDLD
- a CDS encoding helix-turn-helix domain-containing protein, with protein sequence MPPASPSPILRRRRLGTELRRLREAAGLTGDQVIERIGWASASKLSRLENGRSRPDPQDVRDLLDLYGADEALREELLGITQEAGDMRGWLRSFPAMTPQQRGFAELEAGCAEISEYNPVLVPGLLQTPGYARVRIASARQVGEDAGDPDADDTETQVQARLARQKLLTRGTDAPRYTVVLEEAALGGRAGPPEVLREQVIQLCELAMLPNVTLHVLPRDTPIGEWYLPPTAFSLYRFADPLDPETLAIEGGFTDVMSTEANTLNRYKVVFEWLCTAALSASDTLSWLIEATGRLTETAAPSTVAFGPATAPVQRRGRSGRLTER
- a CDS encoding MFS transporter, translated to MPPEGPMRTVLRRPDFRLLFVGLLASMAAESILLLALAVWVKDLTGSDGLAGATIFAVIAPMTLAPLVGWFVDRHPRRPFFVVANLVTAALLTPLFAVGDRTDVWIIYVVAALYGLSYVTLSAALSGLIRQLVPADLLAEANGVLQTVRQGLRLIGPLAGAGLYAAVGGWLLAALAMVGFGVAAAVVGALRVPESPAETAALRWPAELGAGLRHLAGEPALRRALFGYGLGSLVMGFSESLIFAYVDRGLGRDAAFVGVLVTVQGIGGLLGGLLSAGVVRRVGEVGTLAAGVALFGPAALALAYPSLWLGFAAVLLAGVSLPLTMVGLHTLIQRRTPAGLIGRVAAAAEAVVGGPQALSIGAGALLVGVLDYRLLFALIGLATLLAGSYLWHHRTLTPPPAPTHHPPLPTPRRPVDHEVVATTRRRRGH
- a CDS encoding mycoredoxin translates to MLTMYSTPWCGYCHRLKSQLDREGIGYEVVDIEQDPKAAEFVMSVNGGNQTVPTLRFADGSALTNPSISQVKQHLASLAS